The Triticum aestivum cultivar Chinese Spring chromosome 5A, IWGSC CS RefSeq v2.1, whole genome shotgun sequence genomic sequence ccactatatataggggtgccaagggggggtggtgcacagcctaggagatccaatctcctatggccggcggccaaggggaggtttccctcccccccaaggcacctaggggtgccttccaccactaggactcctcctagggggaaaccctaggcgcatgggcctataggggctggtgcccttggcccatgaaggccaaggcgcaccccctacagcccatgtggccccccgagacaggtggccccacccggtggacccccgggacccctccggtggtcccggtacaataccgataaccccgaaacttgtcccgatgcccgaaatagcacttcctatatataattctttacctccggaccattccggaactcctcgtgacgtccgggatctcatccgggactccgaacaacattcgggtttctgcatatacatatcttcataaccctagcgtcaccgaaccttaagtgtgtagaccctacgggttcgggagacaagcagacatgaccgagacgactctccggtcaataaccaacagcgggatctggatacccatgttggctcccacatgctccacgatgatctcatcggatgaaccacgatgtcgaggatttaatcaatcccgtacgctattccctttgtctatcgatatgttacttgcccgagattcgatcgtcggtatcccaatacctcgttcaatctcgttaccggcaagtcactttactcgtaccgtaatgcatgatcccgtgaccagacacttggtcactctgagctcattatgatgatgcattaccgagtgggcccagtgatacctctccgtcatacggagtgacaaatcccagtcttgatccatgtcacccaacagacactttcggagatacccgtagtctacctttatagtcacccagttacgttgtgacgtttggcatacccaaagcactcctacggtatccgggagttacacgatctcatggtctaaggaaaagatacttgacattggaaaactctagcaaatgaactatacgatcttgtgctatgtttaggattgggtcttgtccatcacatcattctcctaatgatgtgatctcgttatcaatgacatccagtgtccatagtcaggaaaccatgactatctgttgatcaacgagctagtcaactagaggctcactagggacatgttgatgtctgttattcacacatgtattacgatttccggataacacaattatagcatgaataaagacaattatcatgaacaaggaaatataataataatgcttttattattgcctctagggcatatttccaacaattaaaTCATAGAAATGTTGTGGTTTTAACCTCCGTCAATAAGAACGTTTGACGATACCAACTATTCAAACATGAGGAAAATGGTGTTTGCAATCTCTATCAAGTACTCCCTTACTCATTGAAAGTTTTATCTCCACTATATTAGTCAGGATGTATTTCATGATTCAACAATCCTATATATCCCTCTATATATTATCGTATGCATTTGAACAAGTCAAATGCCTGACCAGTGGCACCTCATCATCTCCAACGACCACCCCCAACTACCCATCAAATCTTAAATGCAGCCCGTTGTTTATATGTCCTTTCTTTTTGCGGGGAGTTGTTTCTGTGCCCTTGATCATATCTTGCTAGTACTGGCCATCTAATATTTTAGTTGGAGAAAATTGGAAGTTCGGAAAATTGATTGTGTGATTAACTATTCCCTTCAAGGTTGTGTTTCTGTAGTATAATTTAGTACGACGAAAGAAAGAGCTTAAAGCCGAAGATATGGTAATCCGTATTATCTTTTTCTTCACCTTTAGTGAGAAATCCGTGTCCGCCCCAGCAAGAAAACATATGTGCGTGTACAGAAGCACAACAACTTTCACGCTCATTCCTTACTCCAAAACTATAGGTTTTAGCCCTCCGTTCGCTGGTCGCCAAAGACGATACTCAACCATCTGACCCTAATCATGTAATCGAAGCTCGCGATCGTAACCGCCCCGCTCGTTCATATTACACGTGAAACTGTCCGAAATAAATAAGTGTTAGCAATTCAACACTCAGTTCCAATCTAGGGCTGTTAGAGACATTTCATCACACAACTCATACAACAATCATAGGCTGAAATCTCAGAAAAGAACTAGACGGTGGATTTTATGAGCAGTTGATTTTGTGGGCAGATTACCAAAATCACATTCTGAAGAATCATGGGGGAAAAGAATTGGCCCATACACACCCTCCAAAAGGACGTCCCTTCCCCAAAGGGCAGATGCCAAGCCACAGAAAAGCAGCAGTCCATGGGACTGCAGATCCTCAGCTCCACGCCGGAGCACTCCTCCCAGCACTCTTCCGGCGCGTCCACGGCCACGACCGAGTCGGGTGCCGCCGGCCGGCTGCCGACGCCGCTGGGCCTACCTGTCGCCATCCCCGACGAGGCCGTGACCTCgcgctcggcgtcggcatcggcgcAGTCGGCGTCGTCGCGGTTCAAGGGCGTGGTGCCGCAGCCCAACGGGCGGTGGGGCGCCCAGATCTACGATCGCCACGCGCGCGTCTGGATCGGCACGTTCCCCGACGAGGACGCCGCGGCGCGCGCCTACGACGTGGCCGCGCTCCGCTACCGCGGCCTCGACGCCGCCACCAACTTCCCGCGCACGGCCGCGTCGACGGAGCTCGCCTTCCTGGCGGCGCACTCCAAGGCCGAGATCGTCGACATGCTCCGCAAGCACACCTACTCCGACGAGCTCCGCCGGGGCCTGCGCCGCGGCCGCGGCATTGGGGGCCGCGCGGAGCCGACGCCGTCGTGGGCGAGGGAGCCGCTCTTCGAGAAGGTCCTGACGCCGAGCGACGTCGGCAAGCTGAACCGCATCGTGTTGCCGAAGCAGCACGCCGAGAAGCACATCCCCCTGAAGCGCGCGCCGGAGACAACGACCGCCGCTGACAAGTGCGTGCTGCTCAACTTCGAGGACGGCGAGGGGAAGGTGTGGCGGTTCAGGTACTCGTACTGGAACAGCAGCCAGAGCTACGTGCTCACCAAGGGCTGGAGCCGGTTCGTCCGGGAGAagggcctcgtcgccggcgacgtcgtCGTGTTCTCCTGCTCAGAGTACGGACAGGAGAAGCACTTCTTCATCGACTACAAGAAGACCATGACGGCGAGTGG encodes the following:
- the LOC123108302 gene encoding AP2/ERF and B3 domain-containing protein Os01g0141000-like, with translation MGEKNWPIHTLQKDVPSPKGRCQATEKQQSMGLQILSSTPEHSSQHSSGASTATTESGAAGRLPTPLGLPVAIPDEAVTSRSASASAQSASSRFKGVVPQPNGRWGAQIYDRHARVWIGTFPDEDAAARAYDVAALRYRGLDAATNFPRTAASTELAFLAAHSKAEIVDMLRKHTYSDELRRGLRRGRGIGGRAEPTPSWAREPLFEKVLTPSDVGKLNRIVLPKQHAEKHIPLKRAPETTTAADKCVLLNFEDGEGKVWRFRYSYWNSSQSYVLTKGWSRFVREKGLVAGDVVVFSCSEYGQEKHFFIDYKKTMTASGGAAASPPPVVETGKREEAHVVRLFGVDLAGEMRGLAAPAGLELFKRQWH